A single genomic interval of Mucilaginibacter boryungensis harbors:
- a CDS encoding universal stress protein, with protein MKTILVPTDFSPAAENAAGYALFLSQHLQADLLLTHAFKVPAETRVAVQAAWPLEDYEEIKLETNHELDLLRHKLEHEVKKEVYPPVYQSRITGITELGDVTTTIRNLVDQHHAPLTVMGMSGSGLMHRFLLGSASRDLLEKATFPVLLVPAKPMPNKLNKIAFATDLSKTDIDIIHSLTSLARPFNAEILIAHITDSKYDPAEHRQQVDEFLNEVTCKADYPNIYYRHVQSMDVDHGLHWLVKHGMIDMLAMVHRTHPVLEKLINGSYTQRVAKYIHIPLLVFPPDTHDVYF; from the coding sequence ATGAAAACGATACTGGTCCCTACAGATTTCTCACCTGCTGCGGAAAACGCCGCCGGTTATGCCCTGTTTTTATCCCAGCACCTGCAAGCCGATCTGCTTTTGACGCATGCTTTCAAGGTTCCTGCTGAAACAAGGGTGGCTGTCCAGGCGGCCTGGCCGCTGGAAGATTATGAAGAGATCAAGCTAGAGACCAATCATGAGCTGGATCTGTTACGCCACAAACTGGAACATGAAGTAAAAAAGGAAGTCTACCCCCCTGTCTATCAATCACGGATAACTGGGATAACAGAATTGGGTGATGTGACCACTACCATCAGGAACCTGGTCGATCAACATCATGCCCCTTTAACGGTAATGGGGATGTCGGGCAGCGGGTTAATGCACCGCTTTTTATTAGGCAGTGCCAGTCGGGACCTGCTTGAAAAAGCCACATTCCCGGTATTGCTGGTGCCAGCTAAACCGATGCCGAATAAACTGAACAAAATAGCATTCGCTACCGACCTTAGTAAAACAGATATCGATATTATCCATTCCTTAACCAGTTTAGCCCGGCCCTTTAACGCGGAAATCCTTATAGCGCACATAACCGATTCAAAGTACGATCCGGCCGAACATCGCCAGCAAGTAGACGAATTCCTGAATGAGGTAACCTGTAAAGCAGATTATCCCAATATTTATTATCGCCATGTTCAAAGCATGGATGTCGATCATGGGCTACACTGGCTGGTTAAGCATGGCATGATAGACATGCTGGCTATGGTACACCGCACTCATCCGGTATTGGAAAAACTAATTAATGGAAGTTACACGCAACGCGTGGCTAAATATATCCATATCCCTTTATTGGTATTTCCCCCCGACACCCATGATGTTTATTTCTGA
- the mgtA gene encoding magnesium-translocating P-type ATPase, with translation MKKEMAVREAFWHWDTPLALNKLGSSAATGLSNKEAASRLKKYGVNTLKATNTTSVLVLFLSQFKSPITLLLIGAALLSASLGDVADTVIILAIILLSSLLGFFQEKGATNAVSHLLKLVQLNCDVLRSGKLNKISAKEVVPGDIVQLSAGDIIPGDSLLLSSEALFVDEAAFTGETFPVEKRCCVLPIHTTLAKRSNSLFMGAHVISGKAAALVINTGMATEFGKISADLQNRAPETDFERGIRKFGYLLMELTLILVIVIFGLNVWLHKPVLDSFMFSLALAVGLTPQLLPAIISVNLAAGARKMAQKRVIVKRLSSIENFGSMDILCSDKTGTITAGKVTLKETINCSGKHSAKVLHYAWLNAFLQQGYRNPIDEAISSACKKPESLPKVQAELPYDFIRKRLTIQVLQEGQCLAITKGSLNAVLSICTHVETDEAIVNITTESRASLLKQYQKLSEAGSRTLGLAYKPMPDGNLITRDDERNMIFMGFITFFDPLKPGIATTISQLSQLGVMLKVITGDNALIAKSLAKQIGLSNPKILTGEQMQQMSNAALLHAAPLTDIFAEVEPNQKERIIRLLKKAGHVVGFIGDGINDAPALHAADVGISVNTAVDVAKEAADIVLLEQGLHVLVDGILEGCKTFANTMKYIFMATSANFGNMFSMAGASLFLPFLPLLPKQVLLTNLLTDFPEMAIATDKVDDVQIQSPQRWDMGFIRRFMITFGLLSSIFDYLTFGILLLIFHANEQFFQTGWFTESVISAMLIVLVVRTPLAFFKSLPGKYLSMATLFILAIVLVIPVTPLMLWFDFTRLPFVFYVWTMAIICGYIISAELIKKWFYRNLLHRLIKTKHA, from the coding sequence GTGAAAAAAGAAATGGCCGTCCGGGAGGCATTTTGGCACTGGGACACCCCCTTGGCTTTAAATAAATTAGGCAGTTCGGCGGCTACCGGCCTGTCAAATAAGGAAGCTGCTTCAAGGTTAAAAAAATATGGAGTTAACACCCTGAAAGCTACTAACACTACCTCAGTACTTGTTTTATTCCTTTCCCAATTTAAAAGCCCCATTACACTGTTGCTTATTGGTGCGGCTTTATTGTCTGCAAGCCTTGGTGACGTGGCTGATACTGTCATTATTTTAGCCATCATTCTGCTTAGTAGCTTGCTGGGATTTTTTCAGGAAAAAGGTGCCACAAACGCGGTCAGTCATTTATTAAAACTGGTGCAACTTAACTGTGACGTTTTAAGATCGGGAAAACTTAACAAAATTTCAGCGAAAGAAGTAGTACCGGGTGATATTGTGCAACTATCTGCCGGGGATATCATACCAGGCGATAGTCTGTTGCTTTCATCAGAAGCGCTTTTTGTTGATGAAGCCGCCTTTACGGGCGAAACTTTCCCAGTGGAAAAAAGATGCTGTGTTTTACCTATACATACCACGCTGGCTAAAAGATCAAATTCTTTGTTTATGGGAGCCCATGTAATTAGTGGAAAAGCTGCAGCACTGGTTATCAATACAGGCATGGCTACAGAATTCGGCAAGATATCAGCTGATTTGCAAAACCGTGCACCTGAAACAGATTTCGAACGGGGCATCCGTAAATTTGGATACCTGTTAATGGAGCTCACCTTAATATTGGTGATCGTGATTTTTGGACTGAATGTGTGGTTGCACAAGCCGGTGCTTGATTCTTTTATGTTCTCGCTGGCTTTGGCCGTAGGCTTAACTCCGCAGTTGTTACCTGCCATTATTAGCGTGAATTTAGCAGCCGGTGCCCGCAAAATGGCTCAAAAACGAGTAATTGTTAAACGGCTTTCATCAATTGAAAATTTCGGCAGTATGGACATCCTTTGTTCTGATAAAACAGGGACTATAACTGCTGGAAAGGTAACTTTGAAAGAGACGATCAATTGCTCAGGGAAACACAGCGCAAAGGTGTTGCATTATGCCTGGTTAAATGCTTTTCTGCAACAAGGTTATCGTAACCCCATAGATGAAGCGATATCCAGTGCTTGTAAAAAGCCGGAAAGTTTGCCTAAAGTACAGGCCGAACTGCCATATGATTTTATTCGTAAACGATTAACCATCCAGGTACTACAGGAAGGGCAATGCCTGGCGATAACCAAGGGTTCCTTAAATGCTGTTTTGTCCATCTGCACCCATGTGGAAACTGATGAAGCGATAGTAAATATTACTACCGAGAGCAGAGCTTCCCTATTGAAGCAATACCAGAAGTTGAGTGAAGCTGGCAGCCGCACGCTGGGCCTTGCCTATAAACCAATGCCGGACGGTAATTTAATAACCAGGGATGACGAAAGGAATATGATCTTTATGGGCTTTATCACGTTTTTCGACCCTTTGAAACCAGGTATCGCAACTACTATCTCGCAATTGTCGCAACTGGGAGTTATGTTAAAAGTCATAACCGGTGATAACGCGTTGATCGCTAAAAGTCTGGCTAAGCAGATCGGTCTCTCAAACCCTAAAATATTAACTGGTGAACAGATGCAACAAATGAGTAACGCCGCTTTACTGCATGCCGCACCCCTCACTGATATCTTCGCTGAAGTGGAGCCTAATCAAAAAGAACGAATAATTAGGTTATTAAAAAAAGCAGGACACGTGGTGGGCTTTATCGGCGATGGCATTAATGATGCACCAGCTTTGCATGCGGCCGATGTAGGTATATCCGTTAACACCGCGGTTGATGTGGCCAAGGAAGCTGCGGATATTGTATTACTGGAACAGGGACTTCATGTATTGGTGGATGGTATTTTGGAGGGGTGTAAGACATTTGCCAATACCATGAAATACATTTTTATGGCAACCAGTGCCAATTTTGGTAATATGTTCAGTATGGCGGGTGCTTCGCTGTTCTTACCGTTCTTGCCACTATTGCCAAAGCAGGTATTGTTAACCAATCTTTTAACGGACTTTCCGGAAATGGCGATAGCGACCGACAAGGTAGATGACGTTCAGATACAATCACCGCAACGCTGGGATATGGGATTTATCCGCCGGTTTATGATCACCTTTGGGTTATTGAGTTCCATTTTTGACTATCTGACGTTTGGTATATTGCTGCTGATATTCCACGCTAATGAACAGTTTTTTCAAACCGGTTGGTTTACAGAGTCGGTTATATCTGCCATGCTTATTGTTTTAGTTGTTCGTACCCCGCTGGCTTTTTTCAAAAGTTTACCTGGTAAATACCTGTCGATGGCGACATTATTCATATTAGCCATCGTATTGGTTATACCCGTTACGCCACTGATGCTTTGGTTTGATTTTACCAGGCTACCATTTGTGTTTTATGTCTGGACGATGGCGATTATTTGCGGTTATATCATTTCGGCAGAATTGATTAAAAAATGGTTTTACCGCAACTTACTTCACAGGCTAATAAAAACAAAACATGCCTAA
- the glgP gene encoding alpha-glucan family phosphorylase, whose protein sequence is MDRAEVFGYIPDGKYKTSVAYFSMEFAIDQALKTYAGGLGFLAGSHLRSAFEMKQNLVGIGILWKYGYYDQVRNGTNHMACAFIEKDYSFLTNTGIIFTVTVHNAPVHVKAYLLKPEVFGCAPVFLLSTDIPENDYLSQTITHRLYDPNESTRIAQNIVLGIGGAMLLDILGLTPDVYHMNEGHSVAPNFYLYDKFKNLAEIKKRVVFTTHTPEMAGNEAHSFDLLQEMSFFYHLRTAEVKALLNIDGDNFNYTLTALKFARKANAVSQMHGRVARQMWAGNTGVCEIIAITNAQNPRYWMDAEISQAIADGQSEHLVLRKKELKRALFKVVADQCGKLFREDVLTIVWARRFAGYKRADLLMYDWPGFLNLVNNPDYPVQIIWAGKPYPEDDGAIALFNQIINRTAALPNCAVLTGYELQLSAMLKQGADVWLNNPRMYHEASGTSGMTAAMNGAVNLTIPDGWVPEFARNAENCFLITPASDEFSVMEKDKLENKALLEILNHHVLPMYYERQSDWITIVRSAFSDIMPAFGSDRLACQYYNDLYN, encoded by the coding sequence ATGGACCGAGCAGAAGTTTTTGGTTATATCCCTGATGGCAAATACAAAACGTCAGTGGCCTATTTCTCTATGGAGTTTGCTATTGATCAGGCACTTAAAACGTATGCCGGTGGCTTAGGTTTCCTTGCTGGTTCGCATTTGCGCAGTGCCTTTGAAATGAAGCAAAACCTGGTTGGCATTGGCATACTGTGGAAGTATGGCTATTACGATCAGGTAAGAAATGGCACTAACCATATGGCCTGTGCTTTTATTGAGAAAGACTACTCGTTTTTAACGAATACAGGCATCATATTTACGGTCACTGTGCATAATGCGCCGGTACATGTGAAAGCTTATTTGTTGAAACCCGAAGTGTTTGGCTGTGCGCCCGTGTTTTTATTAAGTACCGATATCCCCGAAAACGATTACCTCTCGCAGACGATCACCCATCGATTGTATGACCCTAACGAATCTACCCGTATTGCTCAGAACATCGTTTTAGGTATCGGCGGTGCCATGCTATTAGACATTTTAGGTTTAACACCTGATGTATATCACATGAATGAGGGGCATTCGGTAGCGCCAAACTTTTACCTGTACGACAAGTTTAAGAATCTGGCAGAAATTAAAAAACGGGTTGTCTTTACCACACATACGCCGGAAATGGCCGGAAATGAAGCGCACAGCTTTGATCTGCTGCAGGAAATGTCGTTCTTCTATCATTTGAGGACCGCCGAAGTAAAAGCTTTATTAAATATCGATGGAGACAATTTTAATTACACGCTTACCGCTTTAAAATTTGCCCGTAAAGCCAATGCCGTTTCCCAAATGCATGGCCGGGTGGCACGGCAAATGTGGGCCGGAAACACCGGTGTTTGTGAGATAATAGCGATTACCAATGCTCAGAATCCCCGATATTGGATGGATGCTGAAATCAGTCAGGCAATTGCCGATGGTCAATCTGAACATCTGGTTCTCCGTAAAAAGGAATTAAAAAGGGCCCTCTTCAAAGTAGTAGCGGACCAGTGCGGAAAACTATTCAGGGAAGATGTGCTAACCATTGTTTGGGCGCGTCGCTTTGCGGGTTATAAGCGTGCCGACCTGTTAATGTATGATTGGCCCGGGTTCCTCAACCTGGTCAACAATCCTGATTATCCTGTACAAATCATCTGGGCTGGAAAACCCTATCCTGAAGACGATGGTGCGATAGCGCTGTTTAACCAAATCATCAACCGAACGGCGGCACTCCCCAATTGCGCGGTGCTGACTGGGTATGAACTACAGCTTTCAGCAATGCTGAAGCAAGGTGCCGATGTTTGGCTCAATAATCCCCGGATGTATCACGAAGCTTCCGGCACCAGCGGAATGACTGCAGCAATGAATGGTGCGGTAAATTTGACCATTCCTGATGGCTGGGTTCCAGAGTTTGCCAGGAACGCCGAGAATTGCTTTTTGATAACGCCCGCTTCTGATGAATTCTCTGTAATGGAAAAAGATAAGCTTGAAAACAAAGCCCTGCTGGAAATATTGAACCACCACGTTTTACCCATGTATTATGAAAGGCAGAGCGACTGGATTACCATCGTCCGTTCAGCCTTTTCTGATATAATGCCCGCATTTGGCAGTGATCGTTTAGCATGTCAATATTATAATGACTTATATAACTGA
- a CDS encoding phosphoketolase family protein, producing the protein MSTLTKKELKHIHAYWQAANYLAAGQIYLQENPLLKEPLRAADIKPRLLGHWGTSPGLNLVYVHLNRLIKNTDANVLYVCGPGHGAPAIIAHTYLEGTYSEIYPKVAENEHGMRHLFRQFSTPGGIPSHVGANTPGSINEGGELGYSLVHAFGAAFDNPDLLVACVVGDGEAETGPLEGSWKSIAFLNPARDGAVLPILHLNGYKISGPTVLSRMSDESLTCLFLGHGYETYFVEGDDPMAVHTQMAQTLDAAYEKIKNIQQAARTTGLPYPFLWPVIILRTPKGWTGPKAWKGVPIEGTFRSHQVPLTGVKEDPEKLKLLEDWMRSYHPEDLFDGQGKLIPELAVLAPKGKKRMGAVAQANGGLLLTDIILPDFKKYELTIGKPGTIEAESTRNLGKYLRDIFTLNKDAHNFRLFCPDETTSNRLEAVFEVTERCTMETTLSGDDKLTKDGRVMEVLSEHLCEGWLEGYLLTGRHGLFPCYEAFVTIVDSMVSQHAKWLKTSRELPWRKPVASLNYLLTSHVWRQDNNGYSHQGPGFIDTVINKKSAVARIYLPPDANTLLSVMDHCFRSKDYINVIVAGKQPELQWLNMEDAVKHCAQGASDWKWAGTAKHDAPDVVLACAGDVPTLETVAAAWQLKRHLPQLKVRVVNVIDLMALSPQAYHPHGMSDELFSELFTDSAPVIFAFHGYVRIIHDLVHGRPNPSRFHVRGYMEEGTTTTPFDMVVLNQMSRYHLAMEAVKRVPLIHQCAEMFIDHCEDKLAYHHQYICTHLDDMLEIKNWKWTVEHHLLDLPEEV; encoded by the coding sequence ATGAGCACGCTAACAAAAAAAGAACTGAAACATATCCATGCCTACTGGCAGGCTGCAAATTACCTGGCCGCCGGCCAGATCTATCTGCAGGAAAACCCGTTGTTAAAAGAACCGCTAAGAGCGGCAGACATTAAACCCCGCCTGCTTGGCCATTGGGGTACTTCCCCGGGGCTGAACCTGGTTTATGTACATCTCAACCGCCTGATAAAAAACACCGATGCTAATGTGCTTTATGTTTGCGGGCCAGGCCACGGCGCGCCGGCCATTATTGCACATACTTATTTGGAAGGCACCTATAGTGAGATTTATCCTAAAGTAGCGGAAAATGAACATGGCATGCGCCACTTATTCCGCCAGTTCTCTACGCCGGGCGGTATTCCCAGCCATGTTGGTGCAAATACACCCGGTTCAATTAACGAGGGCGGGGAATTGGGTTACTCCCTGGTACACGCATTTGGTGCTGCTTTTGATAACCCTGATCTTTTGGTTGCCTGTGTAGTTGGCGATGGTGAAGCCGAAACCGGCCCGCTGGAAGGCAGCTGGAAATCCATTGCATTTTTAAACCCGGCTCGTGACGGGGCGGTACTCCCTATTCTTCATCTTAATGGCTATAAAATATCCGGGCCAACTGTACTCTCGCGGATGAGCGATGAATCACTTACCTGTCTGTTCCTGGGACACGGCTATGAAACCTATTTTGTAGAAGGCGATGACCCTATGGCGGTACATACACAAATGGCCCAAACATTAGATGCCGCTTACGAAAAAATCAAAAACATTCAGCAGGCAGCCCGTACAACAGGCTTACCCTACCCTTTTTTATGGCCGGTAATTATTCTGCGAACCCCCAAAGGCTGGACAGGGCCAAAAGCGTGGAAAGGTGTGCCGATTGAAGGCACCTTCCGTTCACACCAGGTTCCGTTAACAGGGGTAAAAGAAGACCCTGAAAAATTGAAATTGCTGGAAGATTGGATGCGCAGCTACCATCCTGAAGATCTTTTTGATGGACAAGGAAAGCTAATCCCCGAATTAGCTGTGCTGGCACCTAAAGGAAAGAAGCGCATGGGCGCTGTTGCACAGGCTAATGGCGGTTTACTGTTGACAGACATTATACTTCCCGACTTTAAAAAATACGAACTGACAATAGGCAAACCCGGTACCATTGAAGCAGAAAGTACCCGGAACTTAGGAAAATATCTGCGGGATATTTTTACGCTTAACAAGGATGCGCATAACTTCCGTCTGTTCTGCCCGGATGAAACCACCTCAAACCGCCTGGAAGCTGTGTTTGAAGTTACGGAGCGCTGCACTATGGAAACTACTCTTTCGGGCGATGATAAACTTACCAAGGATGGCCGTGTGATGGAAGTGTTGAGCGAGCATTTGTGTGAAGGCTGGCTGGAAGGTTACCTGTTAACAGGCCGGCATGGCCTTTTTCCTTGCTATGAAGCTTTTGTAACTATTGTAGATTCCATGGTAAGCCAACATGCTAAATGGCTAAAAACCTCCCGCGAATTGCCCTGGCGTAAGCCGGTGGCTTCTTTAAATTATTTGCTAACCTCGCATGTATGGCGGCAGGATAATAATGGTTACAGCCATCAGGGGCCGGGGTTTATTGATACTGTAATTAACAAAAAAAGCGCCGTAGCACGTATTTATTTACCACCTGATGCCAATACGCTGTTATCGGTTATGGATCACTGCTTCCGCAGCAAAGATTATATCAATGTTATCGTAGCCGGAAAGCAGCCGGAGTTGCAGTGGCTGAACATGGAAGACGCTGTGAAACATTGCGCGCAGGGCGCCTCCGATTGGAAATGGGCAGGAACGGCTAAACACGATGCACCTGATGTGGTGCTGGCCTGTGCCGGCGACGTGCCTACTTTGGAAACTGTTGCAGCTGCCTGGCAATTAAAACGGCACCTGCCACAATTAAAAGTACGGGTTGTAAATGTAATAGACCTGATGGCGCTATCACCGCAAGCTTATCACCCGCACGGGATGAGCGACGAATTATTCAGCGAATTGTTTACTGATAGTGCTCCTGTCATTTTTGCTTTCCATGGCTATGTCCGCATCATTCATGACCTGGTGCATGGCAGACCAAACCCTTCACGTTTTCATGTGAGAGGTTACATGGAAGAGGGTACCACCACAACCCCTTTTGATATGGTTGTGCTTAACCAAATGAGCCGTTACCATTTGGCTATGGAAGCGGTTAAAAGGGTGCCGTTGATCCACCAGTGTGCTGAAATGTTCATTGATCACTGCGAGGATAAGTTAGCCTACCACCACCAATATATCTGTACGCATTTGGATGATATGCTCGAAATCAAAAACTGGAAATGGACTGTAGAACATCACCTGCTCGATTTGCCTGAAGAAGTATGA
- a CDS encoding acetate/propionate family kinase — translation MSTACAQYILAVNSGSSSLKFGLYQKDNLLMALHGSVKPNSSDENHFIVQDHHNEFLANHPLAHSGVLPGIKELISWLHGQRTRYPISAIAHRLVQGGPNHREPEIITPQLLKQIHQFTYLAPNHIPIALEVIKAFQAGFPDAVQVACFDTYFHKDMPAYAKHYPLPAKYQEQGLQRYGFHGLSYEYIMGKLITKSPGVLKKKVVIAHLGNGASMVAIKNGRSVDTTMGLSPMGGLVMGTRSGDLDPGVLLFLLNKGKLSTKELDDLLSRDSGLKAIAGYSDMETLVLNQARDQKAAEAITTFCYQIKRSIGALAAAMGGLDILVFTGGIGENSAVIREYICQDMAFLGIRINKRLNNKGHRIISKKNSTVTVRVMATDEAAVMAKHTQTLISKSFIS, via the coding sequence ATGTCAACGGCGTGCGCTCAATATATTTTAGCTGTAAACAGCGGCTCTTCCAGTCTTAAATTTGGTCTTTACCAGAAAGATAATCTACTGATGGCTTTACACGGTTCGGTCAAGCCCAATTCATCTGATGAAAACCATTTCATTGTACAGGATCACCACAATGAGTTTTTGGCAAATCATCCGTTGGCTCATTCCGGCGTTCTGCCCGGTATCAAGGAACTAATCAGTTGGCTGCATGGACAGCGTACACGTTATCCTATATCAGCAATTGCTCATCGGTTGGTGCAGGGAGGTCCAAACCATCGGGAACCAGAAATTATTACTCCGCAACTATTAAAGCAAATTCACCAATTTACTTATCTCGCGCCCAACCATATTCCGATAGCATTGGAAGTTATAAAAGCCTTCCAAGCCGGGTTCCCCGATGCCGTTCAGGTGGCCTGTTTCGATACCTATTTCCATAAAGACATGCCCGCCTATGCTAAACATTATCCGCTACCTGCAAAATATCAGGAGCAGGGGCTTCAGCGATATGGGTTTCATGGTTTGTCGTACGAATACATAATGGGAAAGCTGATCACAAAAAGCCCCGGAGTGTTAAAAAAGAAAGTCGTAATCGCCCATTTAGGCAATGGCGCCAGCATGGTAGCGATAAAAAATGGACGAAGCGTAGATACCACCATGGGCTTAAGCCCGATGGGGGGATTGGTGATGGGCACCCGGTCAGGCGACCTTGATCCGGGGGTTCTGCTTTTCCTTTTGAATAAAGGCAAACTGTCGACAAAAGAACTGGATGATTTACTCAGTCGCGACTCGGGCTTAAAAGCTATCGCCGGATACAGTGATATGGAAACGCTGGTGCTTAACCAAGCCCGGGACCAAAAGGCAGCGGAAGCAATAACCACCTTTTGTTATCAAATTAAAAGATCCATCGGTGCTTTAGCCGCGGCTATGGGTGGTTTAGATATCCTTGTTTTCACCGGAGGTATCGGTGAAAATTCTGCAGTGATCAGGGAATACATTTGCCAGGATATGGCGTTTTTAGGCATCCGGATCAACAAGCGCCTGAACAACAAAGGACACCGTATTATTTCAAAAAAAAATAGTACAGTAACCGTACGGGTAATGGCTACCGACGAAGCCGCTGTGATGGCCAAACACACACAAACACTTATTAGTAAATCATTCATATCATGA